Part of the Trichoderma asperellum chromosome 1, complete sequence genome is shown below.
TTGCATCTATAGAAGCGCGATACTGCGCCGTGCCATATCAAGTGCGAAATGGCCACTGCTAGTAATTGGCGGCTGAGACAGACCAGCTTCAGTCTGCTCAGACCCAATATGAGGGGGTATTCATCTATCTACTTCGTAGCCCAGGTACTAATGCATGGAGCGAAACCTACAGCGGCATGCATTAGAGGCCCTCGAAAAAGCCACCGTCTCCAttctcgtcatcctcgtcattgGGTGCCGCCGCAAGGGCCTCTCGCATTagccttctcctctctctacGATTGAGTTCCGGGTGTTGCTCCTTGTCACCGTAGCTGGATTGTGGCTCCGGGGCCTTACCcgatcgctgctgctgttctggATTCTTTCGAGAGGCACCATTGTTGGCCCGAGAGGCATTGGTGTGTCGTGGTGCGGGTGTGTTCGAAGGCGCTTTGGGAGTAGCTCGCGGCCGAATGGGCGGCTGTGTATCATCAATCTCCCCATTATCGTCTGGCGACCGGCGGTCTCGCAGTTTCTCTAACGCGGGCGTCCCTTCGGCCAAGGCCTTCTCAATTACCGACCACATTGGTGGTCTCTCTGCCTCCAGAGCTGCCTTTGCAGCCGCAACTTTCCCTTCCTCGGTCTCCTCTTCGGCCGTTTTCTTGGCGTTGGAACTATATAGACCGACGTATGTTTCGAGGTGAGGGAAGTAAAGAGTATATGCTTCGTCAACTTCAGCTATATGAAGGTCGTGCCGTATCTTCTCCGCCTCGCTCGAGTCCGATTCATGCTCAAGCTTTCGTCTCAGTTGCTTTACTAATCTCGAAGCCTTCTTTCGTTCTACCAGACATTAGTAAATGTGGCAGTATTGTATTGATGCCAGGACTTGACGCACCGAAAAATCGCACCATATGATATTTGGATATCATTGTGCTTCGCTTCCTCTTATATTCCTGATCTGCAACGATTTGCTTCTGCGATGCTAGTTCGCGCTCCAGATCAATTCGCACATTGACCGGCATATCTTGGTTTCGTCTTAGACTTCTCTCAATCGCTCGGATTCGCTTCTTGGCTCCGGAGTCTTCCTGTGCCTGGCGTTTTCGGCCGATGTACGACTTCTGCCTCTTTCCAGACGCTCCATGGCTTCGATCTGCGCCTTGCGACTCGACTTCGTCGTACTCCCGTTTGGTTCCCATCGTGGATCGATTCTACCGGTGTTTCTTTGGCAGGTTATGCGTAAAATTCTTTCAAATAAAGTCAATGCGTAGTTATTCGGCACACCGCATTCGCAGTTGATGCTACTCGTCTCAATCTCGATGCTTGCGGTCACAGCCAGCTTTTTTGGCCTGATTCGCGCAAGAATTAGAGGAAAATCAATCAAATCCATCTGCATAGAATACTTTTGCTTATCTTATCGGGGCGCAAAGCTTAATCTGGATTAGCGTGCTAGCGCGAGCTGCGGCCAATCAGATGACGCCTATTGCTCTCTGTCTCGTCGCCAGAGTTCATGAGCTTCTTAGAAGATGAATCCATCGGAGCTCATAAATCAAAAGGGCGGCGTCTCTTAAtaattttctctttcattccAGATTTCAATAACATTTTCATCTCCGAAAGCGCCATTTTGGAACTGCTGCGTCTTGGCATGCAATTTCAAGGCAAGCTTGAGCTCGTCTCTTGCCATGGCCAGGAGCGGAACCTCATCTCTGATATGCGCTTAGGTCAACCCGCAACCTCAGAACACGTCACCATCCAAGGGATCTTTTGGCGGCTTGGAATATTTCTACGTTGATAGTCATCGCTTTTAACATTTTCCCCAGAGAGGAATCCTGATCTTTCACGTTCCACAGCCGAGGCTTTATGagaacaacaacaacggCCGTCTCGACTTTGATGACTTAGCATCCCTACCCACGCAGCATCCAAGATGGATCGCCCTGAGCCAGGGCTCGTCAAGTGGTCTCCCAAGGCCTCTGTCGACAGCTTTGTGCATATTAATCTGCAGCATCGGGTTGTTCAACTCTACGAACCCACTGGCCACGCGCGCGCGGGAAGGTTTGATTATGCCAAGGTCAGCAGGCACGATGATTTCCCTCCTCTCACAACGTATGACTGGTCTCCGGAAAATCCAAGCCTTCTAGCCGTTGGTACGGGAGCTGGTATAATAAACCTCTTGAGGATCGACGACAGCTCTAACGCCTACATTGAGCTCGGCCTCAAAATGGCACGCACCTGCCAGGCTGTGTCATTCAACACGACTGGACTGTTGGCAGTAGGCTTGGATCGCGTTCGGATGGACCAGAGTTTGCAAGTGTGGGATGTCAATCGCCTATCATCTGTGGTGTCTCTTGGGAAGGGATTTCCTAGTAACTGGGGCAGCCTTTCAGAACCCAAGAGAGCTGAACCCAGCGTCTCTGTTTCTAGCATCAAGTTCTTTGAAGATAGCCCTAATGTGCTAGTCGTTGGTATCAAGGGTCAGGGTGTCCGGATACATGACCTTCGTGGTAAGTGCAGCTTCTACTTCCCTCACATGAAGAAAAATACATAATGGAAACTGACTTTAATCATCAAGATCCTACCGGTATTCTCACTTTTCACACAAAATGCAATAATAATTTGGCAATTGATTATGCCGATCAAAATTATTTCGCATCATCAGCTCTTGACCATCCAGGAGTCATGATATGGGATCGAAGAGCAACCTCTCGGCCTGTCGCTTCTCATGTATATGCACAGGCtgttgaggaggatgaatTACCTTGGGGCGGAGCTTTGCGCCTTGATACAGTTGTTGATACGGACTCTGACTCAGCGGCTGAAGAGAAGCACTCCCTCATTCGCTCTCTTCGTTATTGCCGAGACCGTCGTGGTCTCTTGGCTGTGTTATCCCGTAACGGGCAACTCAAAGTCTTGGAAACGAACAAGGAACTTCCATCATCCGATGCTGTATCACATGAAGGTCCTGAACTTCTCAAGGTGCAAAGATCGCACGAAATGGACGTCTCGTACCGCGACAACTCTAGAAAGAACGACCGAATTGTCTCATTCGACTGGGTAACGTTAGGCTCAACCGCTTTGCGACCTAGACTTCTGGTGCTGCGTGCAAACGGCGGATTTGATATTCTGGAACAGTCGTCTAATACAGCTGATCATATCTTCAAGCTTGTGCCTTGGCAAACCCCTCACCGTGGCCTTGAAGGTAATTAATAGCTGAGATCTGTAAACTTTGGCTGTTGATACACTAACACTTGACCAGAGAATACTCCATATCAAGATTTAATGCATTTTGAAACTGCGCATGCTTCAAAGATGCTTGCCCCCATTATTATTGAAGATAGCTTATCCGATGTTTCGGTATTTGGGCCAGATAAGGTAAATATCGAGGCAAGCATTGAGAAAGCCCTGGATCCGAAAACGCCGGTATCGGTTACCGTTCAGGCCATTGATGAGATTACTTCACCCTTACCCGAGTCTTTCCATGCAGCTGAGACTATTGCAGAAAAGCTTCGTATTTTACGCAACTATGTGCGCGAGGAAAGCGCCATTCCTGGCTCGCCTGACGAAGGCAGGCCGCATGCCAAAGACGTGAAGCGGCTAATGAATGGCAGACCTGGCTCTGCCTCTATTAGTTCAAATGGCATTGGCTCTTGTAGTGAAATTCACGAAGCACTTCTAGGTACTCTTGCGTCTTCATCGGGGCTTCCAAGAGAGGCCCAATGTGTCGTCGATCATGTTAAGTTATTGCGCGCTAAAGAGAGATACTTGTTCGACGCCGTCACCAACAGAAATGTGACATCAGATGACCCCTGGAAACGTTTTGTTTGGGATTGGATCGGGGGTGAGTCTTTGCGAAACATCATCATGATTTCCCTCTTGTGGTTACTAATGAGATTTTAGATGCGGAGCGAGCTGCGG
Proteins encoded:
- a CDS encoding uncharacterized protein (EggNog:ENOG41~BUSCO:EOG092D4CNZ), with product MGTKREYDEVESQGADRSHGASGKRQKSYIGRKRQAQEDSGAKKRIRAIERSLRRNQDMPVNVRIDLERELASQKQIVADQEYKRKRSTMISKYHMVRFFERKKASRLVKQLRRKLEHESDSSEAEKIRHDLHIAEVDEAYTLYFPHLETYVGLYSSNAKKTAEEETEEGKVAAAKAALEAERPPMWSVIEKALAEGTPALEKLRDRRSPDDNGEIDDTQPPIRPRATPKAPSNTPAPRHTNASRANNGASRKNPEQQQRSGKAPEPQSSYGDKEQHPELNRRERRRLMREALAAAPNDEDDENGDGGFFEGL
- a CDS encoding uncharacterized protein (BUSCO:EOG092D0FF8), whose protein sequence is MDRPEPGLVKWSPKASVDSFVHINLQHRVVQLYEPTGHARAGRFDYAKVSRHDDFPPLTTYDWSPENPSLLAVGTGAGIINLLRIDDSSNAYIELGLKMARTCQAVSFNTTGLLAVGLDRVRMDQSLQVWDVNRLSSVVSLGKGFPSNWGSLSEPKRAEPSVSVSSIKFFEDSPNVLVVGIKGQGVRIHDLRDPTGILTFHTKCNNNLAIDYADQNYFASSALDHPGVMIWDRRATSRPVASHVYAQAVEEDELPWGGALRLDTVVDTDSDSAAEEKHSLIRSLRYCRDRRGLLAVLSRNGQLKVLETNKELPSSDAVSHEGPELLKVQRSHEMDVSYRDNSRKNDRIVSFDWVTLGSTALRPRLLVLRANGGFDILEQSSNTADHIFKLVPWQTPHRGLEENTPYQDLMHFETAHASKMLAPIIIEDSLSDVSVFGPDKVNIEASIEKALDPKTPVSVTVQAIDEITSPLPESFHAAETIAEKLRILRNYVREESAIPGSPDEGRPHAKDVKRLMNGRPGSASISSNGIGSCSEIHEALLGTLASSSGLPREAQCVVDHVKLLRAKERYLFDAVTNRNVTSDDPWKRFVWDWIGDAERAADDGGMLFSHLDLSYLGVHAIWTNNLGRNPTTRLSAGAPVPDANQWERSIGSYCKKHQLPRFDGVATKKPHHRQLCLEICSWGDAQNHEPGGLDREADPEYPAGIHTMAASRALFRGDTKLAVDILRDASPSHPELLFVSLALQLISREGNQVPKEKLDIDEAVASKTDPYLRAISSLIATGDWTIIANQASLPLADRAYVAFRNFTDDQLTTWLREQVSRAVKEGDIEAICLTGITDTMVDIFARYVEKFNDFQTATLVMSICAPRYIDDIRCRAWRNAYRAYLQRHRFFFQRTKFEVESTKRSKRDGVPALKPPSRQVALRCVYCDASTSLANHHGAAPLVPSSTMETRNPMLATSINSGVSCPNCGRHLPRCILCYEVVGVPRSDRPEEKEETRMASRFPTFCLRCEHVLHLDHAREWFARHVECPVPECRCRCNFRANPELNYH